The DNA segment TACGGAAGgatcatgcacggaccccgttccTAGTTCTGTGTGGTTGGTTTGAAACTGAACGTATTtccttgcaaaaatcatatctcgaTTCTTGTTGtgggatcgagctgaaattgtAAATGTAGCTTTATAACATCCTAAACTACATttggaacggtggagattggatttggatgtctctaaagtctccaaataattttagtcCTCCAACTTGATTCGcatgaattccaaacccttcaactctcgatAGTAAATCACGGAGCAAATCTTGGagcaatatgaatcttcgagcgctttctagattcatatcacctTACTAATTTGTTGACAAAAGAGGTGCCTTTTAACTTTTTTGCTGAGCGTTTATAGGCATTTCAGATATTGAAGCATAAGTTGATGAGCGCACCAGTAATCGTAGCCCCAGACTGGAGTTTGCCGTTTGAGTTGATGTGCGATGCCAGTGACAAAACATTGGGTGCCATCCTTGGGAATAAGACGGATAAAGTGCTTCACATGATTTACTACGCCAGCATCACATTGTCAGCCGTTGAGCTGAATTATGCCACCACTGGAAAAAAAACTACTTGCAGTTGTGTTTGCGCTGGATAAATTCAGATCGTATTTGGTGGGGAGCAAAGTCGTCCATACTGACCACTCGGCGCTGAAGTACTTCATGAGCAAAAAGGATGCTAAATCCAAGTTCATTCGTTGGGTATTACTATTTCAAGAATTTAACTTGAAAATTATTGACAAGAAGGGCTCGGAAATGAAGTTTCGGATCACCTCTCTCGTCTGGAGAATCAAGGAGTCGAAACGCAGGTAATACatgatgaatttccagatgagCAGCTATTTGAGGTAAAGAATTTACTATGGTATGCAGATATTGTAAATTATCTATCAAGTAAGTTTTTTCCCCCGCATATGACTTAGcaacagaaaaaaaatatttatctgagttgaagtattttttgtgggaagatcctTTGCTTTTTAAGATTCGTGCAGATGGTATTATCCCTAGATGAATTCCAGCAGAGGAGGTAAGTTCTATATTGTCACACTGTCACACAGGCCCGACTGGCGGATATTTTGGAGTGGGTAGAATTGCTACTAAAGTCCTATAGTCGGGATTTTATTGGTCTTCACTGTTCAAAGATGCTTACTCTTTTGTGATTGCATGTGATGAGCGTCAAAGAGTAGGAAATATTTCTAGACGTCATGAGATGCCCTTGAATAATATACTTGTGTGTGAAGTTATCGATGTATGGGGCATTGGTTTTATGAGGACGTTTCCTACATCTGAAGGGCATAAATACATTTTAGTAGTGGTGGATTATGTGTCTAAATGGGTTGAGGCTCTAGCTTGTAGAACTAATGAATCTAAGGTGGttgtaaaatttttgaaaaagtttgTCTTTGCTAGATATGGTACACCGAGAGCCATTATTAGTGATGGAGAAAACCATTTTTGTAATCACCAGTTTGACACATTGCTGAATAAATATGGggtcactcacaaggtggcaacaccttatcatccccaaactagtgggcaagttgaaATTTCGAATAGGGAATTGAAAagaatattgaaaaaaaaactgTAAATTTCAATAGGAAATAGTGGTCCAATAAATTGGATGATGCGCTTTGGGCTTATCGTACTACATTTAAGACAAATATAGGAACTTCTCATTTTAGGTTATTATATGGTAAAGTGTGTCAtctttgtaagagtgggtgcccagtgagccaactgtgtggctatgggctttgatgactctttgtataaacaatcttttgtttaatattatttacacttttatggcaatgactttatattacttcatattgttatattgtgatatactattgttgttttgataaagaccttgaatatactatagtgtatgtaagatgtggtagaacatggagatgtctatcatgaaatacatcttatagtcactgtatattctaaaaccgttcctagtcgattgagccgtccgataataaggataaggatcgctcgagtttgagactagcatttgcgatgcggagtaccacgtttcattggtagggaacatggagatgttcgaagcatgcaaatggatattcataggatgaataatcgaactaccgtatccggactttccaagtggttatcacttatcgagtggataaagtccgcggttttggttgtacaccattagtccttacgacttgaaacatcatggagactctatatgctagtgctgtgctttgactcgtttaccgactctatgggggtcatcaggtgtcgagattgggtacagttacgacacatataggagtcaatgcattgttgtcaaggattcaccacatacttgcgagtgtggatatcctatgcgatctgaggagatattagtgtgacaaatctctggccagagtacttgatgtgatttaagaaatggtttcttagtagcacatgcgatgtcactaatttgatcttcaagatgtattgcatagttatcgaatcttgagcgactctcgatataccaatggttgttgatttgatcgggatatatggatgaagggaccgtactgtacgctaaccaaaatctactggttcttgtaggcactatcagtgatacctagggaatcatggggcgatgttgctaggcgctttaccatgattcgttgggcaagtcggaaagtgttgttccgagtcacaaggagttgtgagcccacggctagctgtatccctgaaccattgagggtcacacagtgtaatggagttttaaatcccgttgagatagttaaattttaaagagttaaatttaatgaacaaagaagttggacttcttaaataagagtaagggagtaggatttcctaaaatgacatagggatggacatttttggaaaccactgaattcggattcaggaaaatttattttgactttaaaatgtgcagaaatggtttctgtgcacattggtgaaattgtatcatcaatcggagtcacgatgaattttatattaatttctgaacgtgcgggctttgctagtcgggccctaacttatgattaatgggccctaaggtgttagtggcctgcattataaataagttattgcagtacagaaattagacacaacagctcataatttttgagacagaaaatcgaaaccctcctctctctcaaaagttttcggccgtcccctccctgttctctgcccgagaaatttcggtctgtgattttgaatcgcagtcaggaataacgaatcagattcgtttaatctcttcgcagaaaaacttctgatagattttctagtgcaatctatcagagggatttaaaccccattcgtggacctgattgaaggagttcatcagttcctgggagatacaagaagcgcagagaaatctgtgtggtgtccattaatctcgcttcgagattggaggtaaaatttaattaattgttatttgaattttacacacacaataatttaatcgttgaatggttgatacccacaccatggaattgttccatgataaaatttttaaacttccgctgcactgggtatcaatcgtgattgatctgaacgccagttatccaacagtggtatcagagccaggttgctcagatcaaacgattaaattaatcgattgtacaaaatttttgaatctcggtttttggaaaacaaaataaatatttttaaataaaaaaatttttttccggggcaaaacccgggcagcgattggatcgctgccgtCTTATCTGAACCCCTCTGGTATGGGAAAAATGCCAACGCATAAATGGCTGGGAATTCACGTTCTCGTCATCTTTGGTAAAATCAAGTCCGCCGCGAAGACATTCATAAACCGCTCTACCGTCCTTTGACTCTCAGCAACAACAATTACGTCTTTAACGGTATGACTCATAGGTTCTATTTATTAAAAGCTCCCCTTGCGGACAATGGAGAATGCCGCGATCGATGAACAGCGGATTGACCTTGGCATTGCTTTGTTTTTCTCTCCTTTCCTATCAACGAGTTCCGACCCTTTTGTTCGAAATTTCTTCGTTCGTACCGAACCGCTTGCAGAATCAAATCCTGTTCCACAAGATCCTCTATCAGCTATACATCCTCCTTGCATTGGTAAGGCCATGATATGCAGGGGAAAATATCACTCATTCTTCCATTGGGGACAGGTGCACGAACGCCGCATAGGGATGTAAGAAGCCCAAATCCAAGAACCCCAGCTTACTTTCGGAAAAGATGGCCGAGCAAGTTGCAGTCTTTGCTAGGGCAAAAGCgtgcgccgcccaggacggcgaccgtcgccgcccagggcgacgcacggcgccacccagcggcggcgccaggcgccgccagggcagcaattgttgctgccctaagggggcagccgggctgcccccggcccgcgccccgggtgcgggccggcccgggagtgtccgggcggcccgcgggaaaaaattattatttttataaaaattaattttaatatgttaaaattttatttttggtccgatcaaaaattgtttttgattggttcacgagatttcggatcgaattgttcgagtccgtaaattttaaaattgattttggataaatttgatttttggaaaattttaatattttatccgtaaattgaattttgaaatcaattattttggtacaattgatgataagatatgatcttatgatatattgagtaaaatatgattttatttgtaaaattggattttatagataaaatatgattttatttgatatagagataaaatatgattttatatgtgaaatgagattttatatataaaatatgattttatcttgtttaaatttgaattgccactgcatgttatccaataattttgaattaaatgttattggataaggatgatcgattgccatgaccaattttgtaggtgtatgttaggaatttacattttgtttttattgttgttggttttattaatgggcctggtttatggcccgatatgaatgtcatatgtaataaaagtgggcttggtttatagcccgttcccacccctaaaaatgtatcccctacttgtcattgttatttattgtaaatgcattagatttagtgggagatcaaaatttgaagacggtgggcccagcagacaataaagactgaagaaatgtaaattggaagcacatgtaataggattgcattgcatactgcatattacctaggattggactaagacctgtgattggcaaccacgggtcaattagaaatggaatcgatcatcctatataatatttgatattatgattgtatgcatgtttagacataaattgcgtgaatccggcaagcatgcaataaaatgaatatgatgagacaaatatttttataattaaaaatccctcattttaaatatgatttaaaatttatatcaagataaataaaggaaatttaaatttgtttaaatgttcccaccttccatcaacggtcaatgtatgtgatgctacccgcggatacggtccggctcatattattggggggcccgtccgtcggaaagctgtacattggatcgaaaaatgttgtaagttgggtggaactcccatgggatcggctcatattattggggatccacatggcgaccgtccatcacaacttaatattgatgggtcatcttgacatgtcactttaaacggcgtcatattattgggcccttattggacatgaggtaaaaacatgggggttgctttggaagcaattgggctctaccttttgagaattatggttggctgatattattcgggaccataagtttgtcaattggactccatgttctcactaaggaaaaagtttcccgttttcactagagggtggtgaaatcgttaaaatagtgggagtgagattcataaaattaaattcgcctatttatgtcttagtaaattgttaaacaatcattgatatatgtctgtttttcttttcagtatttcatacaatgaattcgcgaaatccattattctcgatcctcgaacaaaacaagttgactggcgccaactatacggaatggttccggaagttgaagattgtcttaacttcggagaaaatgctctacgtgttagagaaagcacctccgaaggaagcaccagctgacataagtccggaggaattggccaaacttgatgcatggtgtgaccatgacatcaagaccaaatgctatatgcaagcctcgatgtctgatgaactccagaggcgatttgaggacacggtgaatgctgctgacattcatgcgcaactcaaggaactttttggggctcagtcgagggctgaaaggttcgctactgttaaggagttgatgacgtgccgcatgcgtgaagggacttcggtccgtgatcatggggtacgagtgatttggctcatacagaagttggcgaccctagatttggtgttggagcatgaactcaatgtggatttatt comes from the Henckelia pumila isolate YLH828 chromosome 1, ASM3356847v2, whole genome shotgun sequence genome and includes:
- the LOC140861670 gene encoding uncharacterized protein, encoding MQGGCIADRGSCGTGFDSASGSVRTKKFRTKGSELVDRKGEKNKAMPRSIRCSSIAAFSIVRKGSF